Part of the Anopheles gambiae chromosome 3, idAnoGambNW_F1_1, whole genome shotgun sequence genome is shown below.
AGTTAGCCAAATCGGTCGACCGGTAGCATTCTGGGCGAATGCTCTGGCGTTCCGCACCGATCCAACGAATGAATGCACACTAAACGAATTGCTTTACTCTTTCCCCGCTGCACCAGAATTATCAAAGAACTGGACATGAAAGTTCCAAACGCTGCCATATTCACCGTCAACAAGGAAGATCACACGCTGGGAAACATGATTCGCAAGTGAGTATTTCATTGAGCGGCTTTTTCGGGCCATTGATGAACCATGCCACGGGATTTTGATTTACATGCGCAcaccttcttttctttctcgcGCCCATCCTGTATggcttctcctcctcctcatccttCCACGCCCCCTGCAGCCAGCTGCTGAAGGATCCGAACGTGCTGTTCGCTGGCTACAAACTTCCCCACCCGCTCGAGCACAAGTTCGTACTGCGCATCCAGACGACGTCGGAATATTCCCCTCACGAAGCGTTCATGAACGCCATCACCGATCTGCTGTCCGAGCTGTCCCTGTTCGAGGAACGGTTCCGGGAGGCGatgaaggaaaagaaggagGGTGGTGATTAGGATTATTTCGGATACACCAAATGGCGGGAGGGGAGAGTAGGTGAGCAGcgggacagagagagagagggttcACGGTCCGTTTTTACCCTCTTGGAATGTCGGTGTGCGAACAGGCAggctttttaatgtttaagaATGTGTGACCTATATTGGATTCAGTATAAATATTGAATTAATCCTATCTATCATGTCTACTGTTTTTACTGttgatgtgtctgtgtgtggtagtttgtttttatcatCAATCCGAACGCAATCAGAAAATTAAgggaataattaaaaaatagcaGAACAAAGACACAAAACACGTACGCGTTCGCTCTCCTATACGAAATCGTTCTACATAAGAAACCACACATTTTAGGCAAttcggtttgtttttaaatattaaagctGCCTCCTCTCTTGGTGTTGAAATAAATAACTGCATAACAAGTTCTAGTGCGTAAAATTGATTCCAAAAATTCTTATCTTAGACGGGGAGAGGGGAGAGAAACTATGTCTAATCTAAAACAAATAAGGAAGAAATCCATCAAATAAGCACGACGGGATGCACGGGTTGCTCGCCGCACCTGCCTTAGTACGTCTCGTCGTCCGGACACTCGCCAATTTCATGACCAAACACTGCgaagaaaaaagggagaaaaaggaaacaatataaaatataGTACAGCAGCGCTTTAATGTCTTTTCTATCGGTTGCGTAACGAAAGCGGTCATTTGTATTTGCTGGTTAATAGTATAAGAACATGCGACCAAttaaaaaccacacactcCCTCACACACATCCTCAGTACTGTCTCTATGACTGTGGATTAGGTAAAACGATCCATTTTTCGCATCGCAAATCGACCCCGCAAAGACAAATTTAGCATAGAGAGCACAATCGTAAAATGTTTCACTTGATTGCGTACAGCTAGCGTGCTCGTCGTGCCACCGGTCCGGTTGCCCAGGACGACGAAGCACAGGGTGTATCCACGCAACACGTGCGCTTCTTTTCCAGGTTGTTCCCCATGTACGCCGAAAAGCTAACGCAACACGGCGTTTGGTACCAGGATGGTACGAGATATGCTTGTTAATTGCGTTTGGAAAGATGTTCGCTCTTAATCCGTCCGCAATTTACGACCACCGCGCGTTGTGATACGGTCCGGTTCTCTATTACTCTTGCCCAGGAGGAGAGTACACGAGATATAGACTGCAATTCATTGTGGGattctttttttcgctctttttcgctttcttcaGTCCATGCCAAGACACACAAACTGCCCAAAGGATAGTATAAAACTGCAGctcaaaaacaacacattgtGGATCGTGTTTTTCTGGTGTTGTTGGACAAAATGAAAACGCTCCAGGCGTACCCGGACTAAGAGCATCGTCTTATCAAGCGCAAGTTCAAGATATTccgtgcaaaaaaagaaggacaaCTGCCcggaatgttttatttaaggACTCCTTTTTATCCGTATTTAAATCGGGTAAGGGTTGAGATGTTTTCTTGCCGCTTTTAGTTCAGTTAGAACCAAAACCATTTCTTGTCACAAACATAACAGACAGGGTTTCCACAATTTATTAACTGTTCTTTAAAGGCTTTTCTAGTAATTATATTTTAGATCTCTTGGATAATTGGTATATTTTCCAATGTTTCACAGCATCTTTTCCCGATACTgacttttttctgtttcagtTTTAAACAGTTGAAGTGATCTTCATGTGCCGGGAAGTGGACCCTATGGCACACTTTTTGGACATGCTGATTTAGAACCAAATAGGAATTTCTAACGAATTTGTCGAAAAAGCATTCCGTAGTAGTGatgagaaaaatgaagttttcgtcagaatcgattccggctagctctgaagttttctggaatcgattccggatagtaggtctgCAATCtgtttccggaatcggctccggaatttaTTCCAGAATCgtctccggaattggttccggaattagctacggaatcggttccgtaatcggctccggaattggttccggaatcgaagtaCGCTACGGAATGGGAATTGGCTTCGAAATCAGAAACGGCTTCGAAACGGAGCCGGTTGcggcatctccataagaataggcgtttgggtccagtGATGTTACAAATTGATAGCcgcaaataattaaaatttacttgtaaacgatccattcacatggagattcccggactgatttcgttTCTGaaacttattttaatttaagaactgattctcattacGAAGCTAATTTCATTTCTAGAGTCAATCCTGACTCGgttaccggagcaaattgtaTTGATCCCGGAATCGATTTTGAAGTCAACTCCGAAACCTGGAATAGTCTCCGATATCGAcaccgaaatcggctccggaatcgactccggaatcgactccggaattgattccgaacacgaaatcgaaatcgggtaggtccgtcAAATGAAGATAACTTCCCGGAAGAAAGaatcaagaaagtgtcccaaaattaTGAGAGCCCTCGAAAACACCTGTAAATTAAGGGAAATCTCGTGACTCGTGCCAAACCTTGTAAACATTTATttactattatttttcatttaactaAATGCTCTAAAAAAGCTGGGAATAGATATTCCCAAACAAAACTTGTCCTTCTACGCTTTGACCAAAATCTGGCTAGACAATTACTTAGAAACCCCCACCTTTTTATTGCTCAGACATCCGAAATCTCGAACAATGATTTATCCTTTATGAGTCCAACAAACATAACAAGGGTCAcggttttataatttatttcacaGTTGTCTTACCTTCGCAGCTTTCGCAGTACTTCCTTGGCGGCGGCACCTTGCGCTCCTTGCCGTCCGAGGGATGCTTCAGCGATTCCGGCGGACTGTCGGAGCACTGCTTCGGGCAGTCCTCGGTTTCGTGCAGATCAAACTCGTCGCAGATGTCACAGAACACGCGCGGTGCCGGCTTACGTTTCTGAATATCAAAGCTCATGTTGTGACTGTAACAGGAGCaaaaaagtcatgattattaaaaaaaatggagctTTTAGAAACCGAATAGCTTTCTTCCTTACCTATCCGCACTGGTCGACTCGAGCGCCTGTATCCGCAGCGTTAGCTTCTCATTCTTTCGCTGCATATCGACGATGATCGAGTTGAGGAAATCGATCTGTGCTCCGGAATCGTCTTCCTTGGACTCGCTCATGACGCCAACCGCCCGGTTCGGGACGCTGCCAGAATTGTCGGCTGCCGTTGCTGCGGCAGTGGCCGCCTTTGCCAGCTTCGTCAGCTCACTCTCCTTCAGGACGAGCTGCGAGCGAAGCTGCTCGTTGTCCTTCTCGAGCCGACGGTTCGCCAGCTGCAGTTCGGTTTCGCGCAGCTCCAGATCCTTCTTGGCGCACTCGAGCTCATGCTGGCGCTTCTCCACCGCCCGCTTGCTGCTGACGGTTTGGGCCGTTTCGGACACCTGCGTTTCGACGCGCTGCATCAGCTCGGCCAGCCGTTGCTGCAGCTCGTCGATCTCCTGCTTTTTGGCACTctccagctcgagcagctTCTGGGAAAGGTCGTGCGTACGGTGCGAGTACTCCGTTTCGGCGGATTTCTTCCGATCGAGTAGCTCATCGAACTGGGTCGCTTGTGCGGCGAGCTTGGTTTCCAGTTCGGCGATgcgccgctgctgctccttcTGCCGGTCTTCCTGCTCTTTTACGGTAGTGCGGGACTTTTCAAGCGCTGCCTGCAGCTCGCTCGCTTCTACGGCGGTGCGTTTGCTGAGCTCTGTACTGTCGGCGAGAGTTTTCTGCATCGCTTCTAGCTGTTGCTGTAGATCTTTTAGCTGTGTGTCCTTGGAAGCACTAGTTGTCTGGAGCTGCTTAAGTTCTTCCTCTTTCTCAACAATTTTGGCATCACTCGATGTGGTTTGCCTTTGTAGGTCTTCCACCTTGCCGGAAAGCTCGAGTATAGACGCATCTTTGGCAGAAACCGATTGTTCCAGACTTTGTACCTGTTGCTCCAGCGTGGCCTTCGTTTGCAACTGAGCGTTTAATTCCTCAACCTTTGCGTGCAGCTCACCCAGAGAGGTGGATTTGGTCGCAAGCTCTTGTCTGAGCGCAATGAGCTCAGTCTCTGTGGCTCCCTTGGCCGAAGAGGTAGACTCGAGTTGTTTCAACAGCTCCTCGTTTTTGCTTACAACCGCATCATACCGTTCCTTCTGCTCGCCCGCAGCCTGCTGCATCTGTTCTTGCAGCTGCGCAAGCTCCTTGCGCAGTGTCTCCTCGCGACTCACTAGATCGACCTGCTCCTCTTCCATCTCGCTGTACGAGCTGTTCAGGTCTTGCAGCCGCTGTTGCACCTGCTGGCAAGCTTCCTCCGATTCCGATTTTGCCTTTTTCAGCGCTTCAATTTGGGTGTAGCTTTCCTGAAGCTGTTGCAACATTTCCGCATACGATTTGCCGTTTTCCTCGAGCTTTGCGACCATCTCAGCCACTTCGGCCGAACGTTTCTGCAGCAGAGTTCGCTGCTCGTCCAGCTCCTGCTCGAGCTCAACGATACGCTGAGCTTTCTGGTCGATCTGCACGGTTAGGTCCTGGCTGCCCTGCTCCATCGACTGCCGCAGCTCGTCCAGCCGTTGCTGCAGCGTGCTGGACTCATCCTGGCTCTGCTGTAGCTGCTTTTGAAGCGACTCTTCCTGCTCCTTTGCAGCACGAACAGCAGTTTCGTTGAGCTCTTGTAGCTTTTTACTCTCAGTCCGTGCGTCCTCGAGCTGTGCTTTTAGCTCTCCGAGCGCGCTCTCAAGCTCACTCTTCATAGCTGCCATTTGTTGCTCGCGCTCCGACACGCTCTTTGCTAGCTCGGCCGCATGCTCACTGTCGATGCGTTGCCGCTCCTGCTCGAAGCTCACCTTCAGCTCCGCTATCGTGCGTACCAGATTGTCCTGCTCCTGCTCGGCCAGCTCTTTAATCTTGCGCAGCTCCGTGTTGAGCTCATTCTCCTGGATGATCTTCTGGTCGGAGATTTGCTGCATCTCCTGCCGCACGCGTTCCACCTGCTCCTGTAGTGCCGCGTGCGCCTGGGCACTCTCATCCGCCCGCCGCTCGGTTTCAATCTTCAGCGTATCGTAACTGTCGCGCAGCTCGTCCAGTGCGCGCTGTTTCGCCTTCAGCTCGTCCGTGAGCTTTGCCAGctcggagttggagtcgagCGTGCTGGAGCGTTGCAAATCGAGCTCCCGCTCGAGGTCCAGCTTCTGCTGCTGGACCTGAGCGGACTTTTGCTCCAGCGCGTCCATCTTTCGACGCAGGTCGGCATGTTCGATTTCAAGCTTGCCGTACTGCTCTGCCGCTTCACCCAATTTCTTTCCACCTGCTTCCTCCCGGGCTGCAGTTTCGGCGAGAACAGCATTGAGCTTAGCGAGCTGCTCATCCTTGGAACTCAACTCGGAGCGAAGTGAGGAGAGCTGCTGGTTGAGGGATTGTGATTCGTTCGTCTGGGTCGCAATCGTGTCTTCTGCCTGCTTCATCTTATCGGATACATCCTTCATCTGCTGCTGTGCAGTTTCGAGTTGCTTCTGAAGCTCTTCTCTTGCCTGCGACAGCCGCGTAAGCTCTTCCTCTTTTGCGCTCAGCTGCTGTTGCGCAGTTGACGCACTCAACTCAAGCTCTTTGCGCAACGTATCTTCACGATTGCGCAGATCCTCCTCAAGCTGCTTCACCTTCGACGCCAGCTCCTGTTTACTTTCTTCCAGCTGCTTCTCCAAAGCTGTCTTCTCCTGCAAGATGTTCGCCAGCGTACCGTCCTTGTCCGCAAAGCTGGCCTTTATCGCCGTCAGCTCCTGGTTTAGGCTGGCCTTGGAGACGTTCAGTTCCTTCAGCTCGTTCTGGAGCGCACTCACGAGCACCTCGTTCTCCTCCAGCTGTTTGTCTTTGGCAAGATTTTCCTGTTCCGACGTTTGCAATTGCTTGCGCAGCTCGGCAATAGTGTTCCGTTCAGCATCAGCAAGAGCAT
Proteins encoded:
- the LOC1280169 gene encoding restin homolog isoform X12: METEANAPEPAPPAANGEETSTPVQPPAPANGGAGVVVVGGGSGIQPPKVRALPKPSGIRPPTANLHGGSTTSLASTSSQLTAAPSTTSSSAGAAATRIGRLCTGHTPPKAGPPPPEPKLPTTFDSKMRRPSDSDYNKTHLPDQGAVLTADTDSFIIGQRVWVGGIRPGQIAYIGETHFAPGEWAGVVLDEPNGKNDGSVAGKRYFQCEAKKGVFSRLTRLTREPLANAGGGGGDSTASTPLDASFRSLTSPARSGTVSPTHSVQSYASKSPAMAGKAASLNVGDRVIVSSGFGSRPGMLKFIGETQFASGTWCGVQLDEASGKNDGTVDGVRYFECPAKYGIFVPIAKVTLSPSARKTSARLSRANSKESLNSLATMSSIATTATSRLRMSAQDVLREKQNHIEQLMQEREIDREETANQSIMYQKNIQQLKEKVTLLEKSLADEKRRNEDLQFSVDEATFCGEELNAQTQVFKEKIADLEAQLAASGTAGKPNEPTQPGVPPEEINAVRAELNAEIDKLKAEILAKDQKLHLTEELKRSLENEIQNLHEKVADAERAAASKLSALTISEECLKEQINYLEHRVDEQSDQLTVKDAELEKQYLALKNAESEQEERLAALQDELRSKKDLLAERDQQVQLLEQTVEELRADVRQRDLKTVELESDLRAKLQEQGTSSSKLAEKLSELEVALVEVNASKTHLERDLTNATQTIKVLEEDRSVKEKAAQEVESKLTASEAALKAEIAARQEQESLAQKLQRDLQSLATSGESSAALLAAKQDELSNQAKQLQELEAEKVKVQQELSSLQQKFEQSRTEHEQLIAEVHALADAERNTIAELRKQLQTSEQENLAKDKQLEENEVLVSALQNELKELNVSKASLNQELTAIKASFADKDGTLANILQEKTALEKQLEESKQELASKVKQLEEDLRNREDTLRKELELSASTAQQQLSAKEEELTRLSQAREELQKQLETAQQQMKDVSDKMKQAEDTIATQTNESQSLNQQLSSLRSELSSKDEQLAKLNAVLAETAAREEAGGKKLGEAAEQYGKLEIEHADLRRKMDALEQKSAQVQQQKLDLERELDLQRSSTLDSNSELAKLTDELKAKQRALDELRDSYDTLKIETERRADESAQAHAALQEQVERVRQEMQQISDQKIIQENELNTELRKIKELAEQEQDNLVRTIAELKVSFEQERQRIDSEHAAELAKSVSEREQQMAAMKSELESALGELKAQLEDARTESKKLQELNETAVRAAKEQEESLQKQLQQSQDESSTLQQRLDELRQSMEQGSQDLTVQIDQKAQRIVELEQELDEQRTLLQKRSAEVAEMVAKLEENGKSYAEMLQQLQESYTQIEALKKAKSESEEACQQVQQRLQDLNSSYSEMEEEQVDLVSREETLRKELAQLQEQMQQAAGEQKERYDAVVSKNEELLKQLESTSSAKGATETELIALRQELATKSTSLGELHAKVEELNAQLQTKATLEQQVQSLEQSVSAKDASILELSGKVEDLQRQTTSSDAKIVEKEEELKQLQTTSASKDTQLKDLQQQLEAMQKTLADSTELSKRTAVEASELQAALEKSRTTVKEQEDRQKEQQRRIAELETKLAAQATQFDELLDRKKSAETEYSHRTHDLSQKLLELESAKKQEIDELQQRLAELMQRVETQVSETAQTVSSKRAVEKRQHELECAKKDLELRETELQLANRRLEKDNEQLRSQLVLKESELTKLAKAATAAATAADNSGSVPNRAVGVMSESKEDDSGAQIDFLNSIIVDMQRKNEKLTLRIQALESTSADSHNMSFDIQKRKPAPRVFCDICDEFDLHETEDCPKQCSDSPPESLKHPSDGKERKVPPPRKYCESCEVFGHEIGECPDDETY
- the LOC1280169 gene encoding restin homolog isoform X13 translates to METEANAPEPAPPAANGEETSTPVQPPAPANGGAGVVVVGGGSGIQPPKVRALPKPSGIRPPTANLHGGSTTSLASTSSQLTAAPSTTSSSAGAAATRIGRLCTGHTPPKAGPPPPEPKHQGAVLTADTDSFIIGQRVWVGGIRPGQIAYIGETHFAPGEWAGVVLDEPNGKNDGSVAGKRYFQCEAKKGVFSRLTRLTREPLANAGGGGGDSTASTPLDASFRSLTSPARSGTVSPTHSVQSYASKSPAMAGKAASLNVGDRVIVSSGFGSRPGMLKFIGETQFASGTWCGVQLDEASGKNDGTVDGVRYFECPAKYGIFVPIAKVTLSPSARKTSARLSRANSKESLNSLATMSSIATTATSRLRMSAQDVLREKQNHIEQLMQEREIDREETANQSIMYQKNIQQLKEKVTLLEKSLADEKRRNEDLQFSVDEATFCGEELNAQTQVFKEKIADLEAQLAASGTAGKPNEPTQPGVPPEEINAVRAELNAEIDKLKAEILAKDQKLHLTEELKRSLENEIQNLHEKVADAERAAASKLSALTISEECLKEQINYLEHRVDEQSDQLTVKDAELEKQYLALKNAESEQEERLAALQDELRSKKDLLAERDQQVQLLEQTVEELRADVRQRDLKTVELESDLRAKLQEQGTSSSKLAEKLSELEVALVEVNASKTHLERDLTNATQTIKVLEEDRSVKEKAAQEVESKLTASEAALKAEIAARQEQESLAQKLQRDLQSLATSGESSAALLAAKQDELSNQAKQLQELEAEKVKVQQELSSLQQKFEQSRTEHEQLIAEVHALADAERNTIAELRKQLQTSEQENLAKDKQLEENEVLVSALQNELKELNVSKASLNQELTAIKASFADKDGTLANILQEKTALEKQLEESKQELASKVKQLEEDLRNREDTLRKELELSASTAQQQLSAKEEELTRLSQAREELQKQLETAQQQMKDVSDKMKQAEDTIATQTNESQSLNQQLSSLRSELSSKDEQLAKLNAVLAETAAREEAGGKKLGEAAEQYGKLEIEHADLRRKMDALEQKSAQVQQQKLDLERELDLQRSSTLDSNSELAKLTDELKAKQRALDELRDSYDTLKIETERRADESAQAHAALQEQVERVRQEMQQISDQKIIQENELNTELRKIKELAEQEQDNLVRTIAELKVSFEQERQRIDSEHAAELAKSVSEREQQMAAMKSELESALGELKAQLEDARTESKKLQELNETAVRAAKEQEESLQKQLQQSQDESSTLQQRLDELRQSMEQGSQDLTVQIDQKAQRIVELEQELDEQRTLLQKRSAEVAEMVAKLEENGKSYAEMLQQLQESYTQIEALKKAKSESEEACQQVQQRLQDLNSSYSEMEEEQVDLVSREETLRKELAQLQEQMQQAAGEQKERYDAVVSKNEELLKQLESTSSAKGATETELIALRQELATKSTSLGELHAKVEELNAQLQTKATLEQQVQSLEQSVSAKDASILELSGKVEDLQRQTTSSDAKIVEKEEELKQLQTTSASKDTQLKDLQQQLEAMQKTLADSTELSKRTAVEASELQAALEKSRTTVKEQEDRQKEQQRRIAELETKLAAQATQFDELLDRKKSAETEYSHRTHDLSQKLLELESAKKQEIDELQQRLAELMQRVETQVSETAQTVSSKRAVEKRQHELECAKKDLELRETELQLANRRLEKDNEQLRSQLVLKESELTKLAKAATAAATAADNSGSVPNRAVGVMSESKEDDSGAQIDFLNSIIVDMQRKNEKLTLRIQALESTSADSHNMSFDIQKRKPAPRVFCDICDEFDLHETEDCPKQCSDSPPESLKHPSDGKERKVPPPRKYCESCEVFGHEIGECPDDETY
- the LOC1280169 gene encoding restin homolog isoform X11, which encodes METEANAPEPAPPAANGEETSTPVQPPAPANGGAGVVVVGGGSGIQPPKVRALPKPSGIRPPTANLHGGSTTSLASTSSQLTAAPSTTSSSAGAAATRIGRLCTGHTPPKAGPPPPEPKLPTTFDSKMRRPSDSDYNKTHLPDQGAVLTADTDSFIIGQRVWVGGIRPGQIAYIGETHFAPGEWAGVVLDEPNGKNDGSVAGKRYFQCEAKKGVFSRLTRLTREPLANAGGGGGDSTASTPLDASFRSLTSPARSGTVSPTHSVQSYASKSPAMAGKAASLNVGDRVIVSSGFGSRPGMLKFIGETQFASGTWCGVQLDEASGKNDGTVDGVRYFECPAKYGIFVPIAKVTLSPSARKTSARLSRANSKESLNSLATMSSIATTATSRLRMSAQDVLREKQNHIEQLMQEREIDREETANQSIMYQKNIQQLKEKVTLLEKSLADEKRRNEDLQFSVDEATFCGEELNGKIQNSVRAQTQVFKEKIADLEAQLAASGTAGKPNEPTQPGVPPEEINAVRAELNAEIDKLKAEILAKDQKLHLTEELKRSLENEIQNLHEKVADAERAAASKLSALTISEECLKEQINYLEHRVDEQSDQLTVKDAELEKQYLALKNAESEQEERLAALQDELRSKKDLLAERDQQVQLLEQTVEELRADVRQRDLKTVELESDLRAKLQEQGTSSSKLAEKLSELEVALVEVNASKTHLERDLTNATQTIKVLEEDRSVKEKAAQEVESKLTASEAALKAEIAARQEQESLAQKLQRDLQSLATSGESSAALLAAKQDELSNQAKQLQELEAEKVKVQQELSSLQQKFEQSRTEHEQLIAEVHALADAERNTIAELRKQLQTSEQENLAKDKQLEENEVLVSALQNELKELNVSKASLNQELTAIKASFADKDGTLANILQEKTALEKQLEESKQELASKVKQLEEDLRNREDTLRKELELSASTAQQQLSAKEEELTRLSQAREELQKQLETAQQQMKDVSDKMKQAEDTIATQTNESQSLNQQLSSLRSELSSKDEQLAKLNAVLAETAAREEAGGKKLGEAAEQYGKLEIEHADLRRKMDALEQKSAQVQQQKLDLERELDLQRSSTLDSNSELAKLTDELKAKQRALDELRDSYDTLKIETERRADESAQAHAALQEQVERVRQEMQQISDQKIIQENELNTELRKIKELAEQEQDNLVRTIAELKVSFEQERQRIDSEHAAELAKSVSEREQQMAAMKSELESALGELKAQLEDARTESKKLQELNETAVRAAKEQEESLQKQLQQSQDESSTLQQRLDELRQSMEQGSQDLTVQIDQKAQRIVELEQELDEQRTLLQKRSAEVAEMVAKLEENGKSYAEMLQQLQESYTQIEALKKAKSESEEACQQVQQRLQDLNSSYSEMEEEQVDLVSREETLRKELAQLQEQMQQAAGEQKERYDAVVSKNEELLKQLESTSSAKGATETELIALRQELATKSTSLGELHAKVEELNAQLQTKATLEQQVQSLEQSVSAKDASILELSGKVEDLQRQTTSSDAKIVEKEEELKQLQTTSASKDTQLKDLQQQLEAMQKTLADSTELSKRTAVEASELQAALEKSRTTVKEQEDRQKEQQRRIAELETKLAAQATQFDELLDRKKSAETEYSHRTHDLSQKLLELESAKKQEIDELQQRLAELMQRVETQVSETAQTVSSKRAVEKRQHELECAKKDLELRETELQLANRRLEKDNEQLRSQLVLKESELTKLAKAATAAATAADNSGSVPNRAVGVMSESKEDDSGAQIDFLNSIIVDMQRKNEKLTLRIQALESTSADSHNMSFDIQKRKPAPRVFCDICDEFDLHETEDCPKQCSDSPPESLKHPSDGKERKVPPPRKYCESCEVFGHEIGECPDDETY
- the LOC1280169 gene encoding restin homolog isoform X3, coding for METEANAPEPAPPAANGEETSTPVQPPAPANGGAGVVVVGGGSGIQPPKVRALPKPSGIRPPTANLHGGSTTSLASTSSQLTAAPSTTSSSAGAAATRIGRLCTGHTPPKAGPPPPEPKLPTTFDSKMRRPSDSDYNKTHLPDVDEESETDLAFERPISARSSHSPDSGFRSNRSDRKTSNQGAVLTADTDSFIIGQRVWVGGIRPGQIAYIGETHFAPGEWAGVVLDEPNGKNDGSVAGKRYFQCEAKKGVFSRLTRLTREPLANAGGGGGDSTASTPLDASFRSLTSPARSGTVSPTHSVQSYASKSPAMAGKAASLNVGDRVIVSSGFGSRPGMLKFIGETQFASGTWCGVQLDEASGKNDGTVDGVRYFECPAKYGIFVPIAKVTLSPSARKTSARLSRANSKESLNSLATMSSIATTATSRLRMSAQRKSTVSAVPSTPKSSFSLQDVLREKQNHIEQLMQEREIDREETANQSIMYQKNIQQLKEKVTLLEKSLADEKRRNEDLQFSVDEATFCGEELNGKIQNSVRAQTQVFKEKIADLEAQLAASGTAGKPNEPTQPGVPPEEINAVRAELNAEIDKLKAEILAKDQKLHLTEELKRSLENEIQNLHEKVADAERAAASKLSALTISEECLKEQINYLEHRVDEQSDQLTVKDAELEKQYLALKNAESEQEERLAALQDELRSKKDLLAERDQQVQLLEQTVEELRADVRQRDLKTVELESDLRAKLQEQGTSSSKLAEKLSELEVALVEVNASKTHLERDLTNATQTIKVLEEDRSVKEKAAQEVESKLTASEAALKAEIAARQEQESLAQKLQRDLQSLATSGESSAALLAAKQDELSNQAKQLQELEAEKVKVQQELSSLQQKFEQSRTEHEQLIAEVHALADAERNTIAELRKQLQTSEQENLAKDKQLEENEVLVSALQNELKELNVSKASLNQELTAIKASFADKDGTLANILQEKTALEKQLEESKQELASKVKQLEEDLRNREDTLRKELELSASTAQQQLSAKEEELTRLSQAREELQKQLETAQQQMKDVSDKMKQAEDTIATQTNESQSLNQQLSSLRSELSSKDEQLAKLNAVLAETAAREEAGGKKLGEAAEQYGKLEIEHADLRRKMDALEQKSAQVQQQKLDLERELDLQRSSTLDSNSELAKLTDELKAKQRALDELRDSYDTLKIETERRADESAQAHAALQEQVERVRQEMQQISDQKIIQENELNTELRKIKELAEQEQDNLVRTIAELKVSFEQERQRIDSEHAAELAKSVSEREQQMAAMKSELESALGELKAQLEDARTESKKLQELNETAVRAAKEQEESLQKQLQQSQDESSTLQQRLDELRQSMEQGSQDLTVQIDQKAQRIVELEQELDEQRTLLQKRSAEVAEMVAKLEENGKSYAEMLQQLQESYTQIEALKKAKSESEEACQQVQQRLQDLNSSYSEMEEEQVDLVSREETLRKELAQLQEQMQQAAGEQKERYDAVVSKNEELLKQLESTSSAKGATETELIALRQELATKSTSLGELHAKVEELNAQLQTKATLEQQVQSLEQSVSAKDASILELSGKVEDLQRQTTSSDAKIVEKEEELKQLQTTSASKDTQLKDLQQQLEAMQKTLADSTELSKRTAVEASELQAALEKSRTTVKEQEDRQKEQQRRIAELETKLAAQATQFDELLDRKKSAETEYSHRTHDLSQKLLELESAKKQEIDELQQRLAELMQRVETQVSETAQTVSSKRAVEKRQHELECAKKDLELRETELQLANRRLEKDNEQLRSQLVLKESELTKLAKAATAAATAADNSGSVPNRAVGVMSESKEDDSGAQIDFLNSIIVDMQRKNEKLTLRIQALESTSADSHNMSFDIQKRKPAPRVFCDICDEFDLHETEDCPKQCSDSPPESLKHPSDGKERKVPPPRKYCESCEVFGHEIGECPDDETY